In Solanum lycopersicum chromosome 3, SLM_r2.1, the genomic stretch GTTCTTTAGGTCCtctcactttttattttaagcATGTTTTTTGTGCTTTTAGGTGCTAAGTTTAAATCTAAAAGTACTTGtgtttttcagattttttgAAGAGGATTCAAGATCCATCAGTTTTACTTGCTAGTTTAGCTTATTTAGAATTTAGTCATATGCAGATGCCCCTACCAACTATCCTTGGTTCTGTTGTTGAAGACTTGATATCAACACTCtatttttcccaatttatatgacactTCATTTCGGGACATTACAAATTGTTTAATACCATTTCTCTTATTATTTCCTTTACTATGAGGATAAACTAGTACTACGTTGATCGTTATTTAACACAACACTCTTTTATTCAGGTCTGAGATTATCAAAGTTGAGTTCACGTAGACCGTTCATATGTCTAGACTCAGTTTCCACGTCAATGGTGTGATAGTCTGATAGACAAAGACATAACACATAAGTTTAAATCATATAGTTGAAATGGAGGAGTATTATGCGATAAGGGATACATACCAGAGTGAAAGAAAGGTTTTGTAAGGCAGTTGTGAGATCTATGATGGTGTATGGCGTGAGTGCAGGGTATCTGAGGTCGACATATCGAAAAAATGAGTGTTGTAAAAATGTGAATGGTAGGATGCTGTGTGGTCATACAAAGCTAGACAAAATAAGTGATGATTATTGAGAAGGTATAAGTAGCACATGTAGAAGCTAAAAGGAAAGATGTCCCTGAATTATAGTTTGGAAATGTGTACGTTAGAAGTTCAAATGGACCGTGTATGACACCATGATGGTTGAATGTTATCCAATCACATGGACAAAGATGTAATAAAGGACCTATAATTTCTCGATATTCTTGTGAAAATAGcatataacaaaatataaatgaagCACAAGAACCATGGTAATTTCAATGACTATGATTAAGGTTTATTTTGTTGCTACACTTATATTAAGTATGTTGTTTGCCAGGAGTCTTTTTAGTTCATTACTGTAGTATTGGAAAGGAACTGCTCCAAATGGAGCTGAATATATATTGAGTGTTCATATATACTGACCTCAACTAGATTAGGTTTGAAGCATAGTTGTTGTGATGTACACTCCAACTCAACTTTAAACAAGTCAGGGCCAGCTATATAGATCCTTAATGTCATATCACTCCATATAAGCTGTTGTAAAATAGTATTGAAAATTTGAACCCGGGTAGAGCGGAATGGTTACAAAGGAACCATACATTTGAGATTAAGGCATACTTATTGTTGTACCTTACGAGTATTGTTTAGATGTCTTTGAAAAGTTTTAGGAATTCATTTTTACGAATTGTAGTCAAATTTTTAATGTGCTGTTTTTTCCTTTCACCTAACTCTTATAACTACTGCTACTTTATTATCTTTTAACTACTCTTTTCTAGAtacacaaatttttttaattttgttattttcgtTCCTATTCACGAAAAATAGAAGGGATGGAGTATTAAGTTTTTGCATTCACCTTCTATTTTATTCCTGGAAATGATGTATCTTTTTCAGCAGACACTTGTCTCATTCTTCAGTTACTTGTCTTGTTCTTCAAAACATATAACAAGTCTTCTGCTTTTCTATCCTAATGCTAGGGACATTGAACTTCCTTCTTTAGGGAATATTATGTGCAAATCAATGTTTTTGTATCATTTTGCCTTTGGTGATGACTATTTTTGTCCAAATTGTCATACTTCCGTCAGCTATGGCAGCGCGAACTTAGTTCTCTGTCGTTTTCTATAACCAATTTAAGTTCCAGGTCAGGTTTTCCTAGTTCTTCACTTTTGGGAATCCCAGTACTCAGATGTATATGTACATTCTTCTATGCTTCTTCGTATTGCAAGGCTTAACTTTTTTGCTTCATGGTCTgagtatattaataaaaaacagAATGACAATTAGCAACATTGATTTGATGTAAGAGttcaaatattcttttatgGATCTAGAGATGACAATTAGCaacattaatttgatgtaagagttcaaatattcttttatgGATCTAGAGAAATAATAACCTTTCTTGTTTCTACAGGAGCTTTTATTCCCAAACATTTAGGAGATTGAAGATTTCTTGATGGAAGAAGGAGATTCTTCTGTAAGGAGATGGGAGGACCTCGATATTGATATCTTGGTGAAGATACTCCAGTCTTTTGACCTTTTTGAGTTGACTTCTGGACTTGCTCATGTTTGTAGTGCGTGGCGATTGGCTTGTACTGATCAACTTCTTTGGATGACGCTGGACTTGTCgatattaaaatcaaattatatcaaaatcccATTAGAGCCATATGTATATGTGGACTGTCAGTCGGATAAAACATTGACCAGCCTCCTGAAGATTTGTTTGAACCTCAGTAGAGGAAACATACGAACATTAATCTTCCATTACAATTTGTATGTCAGCGACGATCAGTTGACTTATACTGCCGAGAGGTATTCCCCCAATAAATCTTCATCTTTCTATGGTACTATAACTTAAATCAAGAAACCGACAGCTAGCCATCATTCCAGAGTTCAGGGATCTGATATCTCAGATGCCCTACGATCTTCCATTGTTCTAATTTAGGTGAAGCAAAGTTTACTGTGAGAACAAAGAAGACAGCTAATCAAATCTCCTTCTTTTCAGGTGTCCACGTCTAAAACGTCTCGTTATGCCTGCTTGGAACAGAATAAAAAAGACAGGAATATGCAGGGCTATTCATATGTGGGAAGATCTTGAATCACTGACGATGCCTAGTATAGCAAATCCTCCGTATGTCATGGAGGAAATTGCAAGGAGTTGCAAAAATTTTGCTGAGCTCAAGATAATGGGGCCCTGTGATATGCTCTTTGCATCTACACTGGTATCATTTCTTCCAAACTTGAAAGTGTTGAGTGTGAGGTGCACATTGTTATCTAAAAGTGCCTTGGTTACTATCTTGGACGGGTTAAAAAAGTTGGAAGTGCTCAACATCTCTCATTGCGTAATTACTGAAGACCCTCCACCTGCACCAAAGAAAATTCTGACCAAACTTGATCATTCAATTGTCGAAAAAGCATCTAGGTTACACAAATTCCTAACCTGCATGAGTGACTCATGCATCATGTGTCAGCGCTGTCGAAATGATGAAGGGCTGATGAGGTGGTATAAGTATGAAGAACTCTGGAAAGTGGATGAGGTGAGATCTCTTGCAATTTGACAACTTTAAGAATGTGTTGCTGCTTCATTAGTTAAGGTCCAGTAATATATGTAAACTTTGTGTATATGAAACATAATAAAACCTTGTCATCTTGAATGGATGTGGATCAGCGTCCAGTTTGCCAGCAGCAAGTATTATCCTTTTGGTGGCAAAAGGGAGAGTAGCTTTGTAGCACAGGGAGAAATATAAACAAATCTTCCATGTAGCTTAGTGCTATTTCTGTGTTGTAATTTTGAAAGTTTTTAGTCTATTCTCTTTGACAGACTTGTATCCATTTACATATGTATTCTCAAGCATTTTAAGCTCACTTTTCAATCACTGTTTTGGGAGTTCCATATTTAAATTATTGGGCATTCACAGAACCCCTCTTAATTACCATAAACTCATAATGAGAGGAATATTATATGCTACGTGAACATCACTGTTTAAAAGCTCCTCCATAGGACTGTTTTGCgagtttcatatctaaattattaaaacaGATCTCGTGAACCACCATGACTCATTGTGTTAGGTAGATTCATTTTTAAGGATTCTTTTATCTCCCACGCGTCTCTCGACAAGATATTCCAAATCTTAACTTATTGACCTATTGGAACtacaaattacataaaaattaataaagaaaaatcatttttttaaaattttatttgaaaatcagCGATTGACAatgatattatttcatttttaagttataatatatacatgGAATTTGAAAACACCACAAAACTTATTTTCACTTTTGTCCATCTCACTTTTGGttgttgaattatttatttacgGGAAAAGGGATAAATATACCTCCGAATAATCGTAAATGATATGCAGATATCATCTGTCATGCTTTTGAGACATTAGTGTCCCTCCCGTtaaaaaactagagcatatatgccCCTAACTCTAACGGAAGATTTAATAAGGACATGTGGCACAATAATCTTCCGTTAGAGTGAAGGGCATATATGCCTTAGTTTTTGGATGGCTGAACATCAATGTCCTAAAAATTTGATAGAAAGTGTTTGCATATCATTTACGATTTTTCagatatatatttatctttttttcctttatttattttcaaatttcattagtTGGATAAAAGGAAAAAGGGTTAAAAATGCCCTTAACGtatttcaaataattcaaaaatgcCCTCCTTTcatcttttgatttaaaaatactcttaacgtttttttaaggtttaaaattgTCCTTTTTTAACAGGCCACCTGACATGAGAAATGTTTGAGTCATTAAATTAGACAAATGACTTTATCTTATTGGtccactattttttttaaatccagCCCAACAACCCGACCCATCTGTGCTATAAAAATTCAAGCCCACTCACAAATCCGTTTACACAAACTATTTTTGCTCCTCCTGGTTGCTTGTTCCTTTTGTCTTGCCCCTTTTGGCCTATATTCGGACAGTAGGGTGCAGATGGTTTGTCATCATGTTTATTGAGTAATTTGGTATTGATTATGTAGGCAATCAATTAGGTAAAAGAATTGGATGTCAGCATAGAGGGAAAAAGTTTGGAAGAGAAGAAAAGTCCGTTTGCAAAGTGGCTGCTACAACTTTGTCATCGAAGGTTAGTCGATCTTGCAATCGGAACTGATGATAGGCTAAACATCGAAATTAAGAAAATACACAATCTTGTAActgaattttttgtttatctTTTATGATGTTGTGGTTGGTTAGTGTTGGACTTTGTTGTGTCGGCCTTTAGGTTTGTAGTGCAGCCATGCGTAAAAACATCAACTTGACAAATCTTGATGAAGTTCTTCCATCTTTTTCTTCCTGCAATCAACTAGAGAATGGAAGGCATATGAATCGAGggagaagaaagaagagaactaGAGCTAATGGAACAAAAGACCCAAAAACGATTCGGTCGAATTTTTTGAAATAGGTTTTTAGAGTAAGTGGGTCATAAATTTTGAAAGGAGTAAAGAAAAAAGGAcaattttaaatcttaaaaaaatgttaaagagtatttttaaatctaaaggtaaaaaaaaagtattttaaaactatttagaATAGGGTAAGCacatttttaatcataaaataataaataaagataaatgaGAATACACTCTTCATCTTCTCCAAGTACAAGTATGGCCGTAAAGCTATGGCAAAATATGGAAGTTTCAATCACAGCTCTCTCTTCGACAACCTATATTACTTTCCACTATGTTGTTTTGGAGATTTCTGGTTCAGCTGATCATGGTCACCACCAGAGATTTCGAGGAAACATACGCCACGCAAAGTGATTTCTGAAGAGGAATTGATGGGTCTGATTCAGAGAAGATGGCAATCAAGGCTCAGAGCATTCAGGTACTTTTTACTTTTAGAAGTGTTCTAAGCTAATATGTTTTCTGGGCAGGTTTTCTTTCGCCagaatcttcatttttttcatctttgacTTTGAATTTTAGAATTATTAGATTTTGTTGTGGAAGTTGGGGAACATTTGGTAGAGGAAATAAAGGAAGTTACTGATCGTAGAATGTTGATTTTCTACTAAATTAGTCATACTATATCCGTGCGGGGAGAATTTATCACAGCCAACTCAATTTACAGCTTTTGACTTGTACTAATTATCGCTTAGTCGATTGAATCTCTACCCATTTAACAACAGCTAGGAAGCCTTGCTGGTATAATGAACTTCCAATCATTCAGCCAGAAGCATATTTACATACTAAGTAATCAACTTGAAGTAATTATAGGCGAGAAACAGAATCTCTAGGCAATTTGAACAATTTTTCCTTCGTACTAGGTCTAACTCTAAGTTCAGTAACAAGACTAACGTATATCTTTagttctatatgtatatgtaatgtATATGTTTGCCTACTGGTGGTCTGTAAGAAGAAGGAGAACAGTGAAGGTTAGAGAGTAGGATCAGAAACACGTGAGAAGCATATGAAGTTTCGTctctgataaaaaaaaattcactataGTTAGGGTTATGACCTGAAGTTCTCCACTTATTTCACAGAGTAGGGACTATTGAGCCTAAATCCAAATAATAGTGGACTGTTGTGAGCCTTCTCTTTTTCAAATGGGGCAGGCCATCTTTGATCCTTTACAATGTAAAACAACAACTACATACCCAGTGTAGTCTCACACAGTGGGGTCTGGGgtggggagggtagagtgtatgcAAAACTTACCTCTACCTCAGAGGTGAGGTAGAGAGACTCATTCCAATAGACCCCTGGCTTAAGATAAAAACTGTCTATAAAAAACATAACGGAAGCACAAGAGACAATAGATGGTAACAAAACAGTACTTTGACAAATAATAGTACAAATGAACTACAGGAAATAATAGATAGTAACAGAAATCGTAGAACAACAAACTAAAAGAGTAGTCCTAAGACTACTGGTAAGGGCAATTGGACAAAGCACTCctacctactaaccttctaccctGATTCTTGTCTTCCGCACCTTTCTATCTAAGGTCATGTCCTCAGTAAGCTGCAACGCAACATGTCTAATCTAGTCACTGTCTCCCCAATAAGAGAGAGTAAGTAAACAGTAAACCCATACCACACATAAATATTCAATGCATGTAGCATTAAAATAAGAGAGAGTAAGTAAACACTAAACTCATGCACACATAATATTTGATGCATATAGTATTAAAATAACAATCATATAAAAATTGTGCCAAATTCTGTGACAAAttcataacaatatttttttacttaaaatattaatgaacTTAAATAGAGGTCTATAATAAGGTATAAGATAATTTAAACTATAGGTAAAATACCaaggttaaaaaataaaatgttataatataaaaaagtaatacATAGATGAATAATTGAAAATGTTGAGGAAAATAGATATTGCATAGGATAAGGGGGGTAAGAATGTCTATTGTTCAAAATTGAGCGGAGAGTTTGATTCTTAAAAACAGAGTTGAGGGGTTGTAAATGATTTTCACCATTAATTAAAGCATCAAGATGCACAATTACATGGGCATAATGAAAAAGAGACAAAACTCACAAATACAAAAAGAGAATTCTAAGCCCCTATACATTGGCTCGCTCTAAAACTAGAGTGCTAATGAAAGTCAGAAAGTGTTCAGTATTAGATACAAGGACTACATTGTCCAGCAAAAGGTTGACTGGGCACTTGGCTTCAAGTGCATGAGTGGAAGTGGAAGTGGGAGTTGAGGAACCATCAAAACATCTCGGTCCAGATACACCAAAATGTTATAGCAGGAATCAAATTCCAGATCTTTTTGATGGTCATATCAACTGCCTGTAGAATAGAAGCATATGAGCATCTCTTAATCTTTGTGGCATCATCCAacttcaattgaaaaaaatattttagagatAATATGCTAATGGGCAGTGAAGGAAGATGAGGCTGACTCTCCCCCGAATTTTCTTGCAAAAAGAGCATATGTTGACCAACTGCAATGATTTCCTGTTCAGGTTGTCTAGAGTAAGAGAAACATTGTTTAGTGTGATCCAGCTGAAGCATTTAATCTTCATAGGTAGATTGGTCTTCCATACTAGCTTCCATGGCCTTCTTGACTTTGCTAACATACTTGTGTATATCATTCTTTCACTGTGAATATACCTTTGCTTCCGTACCTTAGCCTTTCTAGTTTGCTTTCATCAAAACTGTGAGCTTCCACCTTTGCTAACATTTCCATCAAACTCCCAAGTTCCTAGTCCTGCAAAAACCTTTTCAAATGCACATCCTAACTGTTGTGTCCTTTTGAGCAATTGAGGAGTCCTTATCCAATGCAATGTTGAAGATATTGGGATATTCCTCCACGAGAGTTGTATTGTTTCACCATCAATCCTTCTAGAGCTTGATATACACAACATCCCCAGGTTCAAAGGGAATTCCATGAGAGAATTTAGAGACTATATTTAGGCCCAACTCTATAAGGAAGATTTATGGTGTTAAGAGATCCAGTTGTCATTCCTACCATGTTTAGAAATGATCACATCCTTCATGAGGCTACCATCACCAGAGCAAAATCTCTAATGCCATTTCATAAGTAAGGAGTTATTATAAATTGCCAGATCTTAACCCCAAGGACCCCATTGCATTATGTAAGCAGAACTTTGTCCCATTTTATCAGGTGGAAGTTGTGAATGCTGCTATTGCCTTTCCATAAGGAAATGTCTCCTGATCCTCGCACCTTGTTTGGGGATGGGAAACAGGGACATAAAATAGGTTGGTATACTACCTAGCATACTATTGATAAGTGAAGTTTCCAAGTAAATAATCTTTTCTCAAATTTCTCTACCACCCCATTCCAAATATTACAAACTTAAAGTTGGCACCCAAGGGGACGCCTTAATAAGTGCTAGGAAGTGAAACAATGGTGCACCCAGTGTTTTGGACGGCGAGAGGCGACAAGGGTCTGCCTCGCCACGCGGCGAGTCGCTTGCCTTTTTGAATAAAGGCACCAataaataccaaaaattaaaaatatttaattgaatattttatccaaaatcttaatagtaataacacatattagcaaatattcaattcaaaaaccAATAGTAGATACTAAAAAGTCTAAAACTTTAAAgaccaaataattcaaaatacaataaactaaaatgttaaaagtctatttttcttcaaaactaTCCAACTCTTCAAGATCAAAATTCTCTACTGCGAAATGGTGCTTCGGTTATTCCgtcttttcttttatgaaaagaaaattgggTTTCGGGGCAGCTAGCCTGTAAACTCTTGAAACATGAGTAGTAGTTTGAGAGATTGatgggaaatatatttttttttttattttgaagaagtAAAAAATTTCACTGAAAGCATCCAGAAGATGCAAAAGAGTGGTACATTTGAGCTTACAAATTTATGAAAAGAAAGTTAGGAGAACAGCTTAACAAAATCTCAGAATTAACAAAATCTCAGAATTAAATTCCCTCACTTTATTTGGAATGCAATTGAAAATGTAAGGATATTAGGTTGGAGGGATATACTGTATTTGGTAGGATAGTCATGATCTTAACTTTAATGAGAATTCACAGACATCATTGGCAAAGTTGAGTAAGATATGGCTTCAGTAGACATGGACCTCCCCCCTCCCCTGCACACACAGGTGGGGTCGGCATTGGCTTCCTGGTCATCAATTTTACTTGCTAGTTTCTTTCAATTTAGAATTTAGTCATATACAGATCCCACTACTAACTATCATTGGTTCTCTTGTTGAAGGGTTGTTATTAACACTCTATTTCTCCCAATTTATATAGAACTTCATTTCAGGACATTACAAAATATTTGATACcatatctcttataaatttctTACTGTAAGGATAAACTAGTCTCACGTTGATCGTAAATTTATAACAACACTTCTTTGTTCAGGTCTGAGATCATCAATGTGAGTTCACATAGATCATTCATATGTCTCGGCTCTGTTTCTAAATCTATGGTGTGATTTTTTGATAGACGAAGATGCAACACATTAGTTAAAGCCCTATAGTTGAAATAGAGGAGTGGCATGCGATAAAGAAATACATACCAGCGTGAAGGATAGGTTTTGTAAGACAGGTTTGAGGCTAATGATGGTGTATGCGTGAATGTTTTGTATCTGAGGTTCGATGTTATCAAAAAATGAGTGTTGTAAAAATCTGAATGGTATGGTAGTGTTTTCATACAAAACTAGACAAAATATGTGATGATTATGCCAAGTTACAAAAAGCACATGTAgaagatgaaagaaaataagGCCTTTAATCATAGTTTGGAAATGTCTACATTTTCGAATGCTCCGGTGTGACCTCTGTGATGGTTGGA encodes the following:
- the LOC101247698 gene encoding F-box/LRR-repeat protein isoform X1, which encodes MEEGDSSVRRWEDLDIDILVKILQSFDLFELTSGLAHVCSAWRLACTDQLLWMTLDLSILKSNYIKIPLEPYVYVDCQSDKTLTSLLKICLNLSRGNIRTLIFHYNLYVSDDQLTYTAERCPRLKRLVMPAWNRIKKTGICRAIHMWEDLESLTMPSIANPPYVMEEIARSCKNFAELKIMGPCDMLFASTLVSFLPNLKVLSVRCTLLSKSALVTILDGLKKLEVLNISHCVITEDPPPAPKKILTKLDHSIVEKASRLHKFLTCMSDSCIMCQRCRNDEGLMRWYKYEELWKVDEVRSLAI